A window of Nitrospinota bacterium contains these coding sequences:
- a CDS encoding sigma-54-dependent Fis family transcriptional regulator codes for MTEPVTILFVDDEPDLLENCARILDGDSFRCVTSSSSLNVLDLVREHKPAVVVTDFLMPGKDGMVILKEVKNAFPHIPVVMISAHATIDKVVDAVKVGAFDYLTKPFTSDQLLITMRRAVDQHLLQKENTDLKRKLQAGYFDHYFVGKHPKFIVVEEQIKRIAATDSNVFIQGETGTGKELAARAVHLHSKRVNGPFIIVDYSVLSSEMMKILPYSGTGEKAPHETNVFEAANGGTLYIKQVEDLDMAMQARLLRILQSRKVYENAEWQTKQLDIRVITSTSADLQAAIAEKKFRENLYYYLNVINIVIPPLRDRKEDIGVLCDHFLRQRSEKNQTLRQVLHADALARLMAYDWPGNVRELRNAVERAASMTEERIIMTKHLPENVLNSDQTYSLSFKEARSKYLEEFEKRYLESLILKYKGNISRASEMAGVTRMSFYRILKRVGMLKEADNIRHSVEGKNKQENSIGKKHDHEAQ; via the coding sequence ATGACCGAACCGGTCACGATACTGTTTGTTGATGACGAGCCTGATCTGCTTGAAAATTGCGCGCGCATCCTGGATGGCGACTCGTTTCGTTGTGTGACCTCTTCATCCAGCCTGAACGTGCTGGATCTTGTGCGGGAGCACAAGCCGGCCGTGGTGGTGACCGACTTTTTAATGCCCGGCAAGGACGGAATGGTTATCCTGAAGGAAGTCAAGAATGCGTTTCCACATATCCCAGTTGTTATGATCTCGGCGCATGCAACCATCGATAAAGTGGTGGATGCGGTGAAGGTGGGGGCGTTTGATTATCTCACAAAGCCTTTCACCTCCGATCAACTGCTGATAACCATGCGCCGCGCGGTGGATCAGCATCTGTTGCAAAAAGAGAACACGGATCTTAAACGGAAACTCCAGGCCGGTTATTTTGACCATTATTTCGTCGGCAAACATCCCAAGTTTATCGTCGTGGAGGAGCAGATAAAGCGGATCGCCGCAACCGATTCCAACGTATTCATACAGGGTGAAACGGGAACGGGCAAGGAGCTTGCCGCCCGTGCGGTTCATCTGCACAGCAAGCGGGTGAACGGCCCGTTCATTATCGTGGACTATAGCGTCCTATCGAGCGAAATGATGAAAATTCTGCCATACAGCGGCACCGGGGAGAAGGCGCCCCACGAAACAAACGTGTTCGAGGCCGCCAACGGGGGGACGCTGTACATTAAGCAGGTGGAAGACCTCGACATGGCCATGCAGGCCCGCCTTTTACGCATTCTGCAAAGCCGCAAGGTGTATGAAAACGCCGAATGGCAGACGAAACAGCTTGATATCCGCGTGATAACATCCACGTCCGCGGACCTTCAGGCCGCCATCGCGGAAAAAAAATTCCGCGAAAACCTTTACTATTACCTCAACGTCATCAATATTGTAATTCCGCCGTTGCGTGACAGGAAAGAGGATATAGGGGTATTGTGCGATCACTTCCTGCGGCAAAGGTCGGAGAAAAACCAGACGCTCCGCCAGGTTCTGCACGCGGACGCCTTGGCGCGGCTTATGGCATACGATTGGCCGGGTAATGTGCGCGAACTGCGCAACGCCGTTGAACGCGCGGCATCCATGACGGAAGAGCGGATCATAATGACCAAGCACCTGCCGGAAAATGTGCTAAATTCGGATCAGACCTATAGCCTTTCATTTAAGGAGGCAAGAAGTAAATATTTGGAGGAGTTCGAAAAACGTTATCTTGAAAGCCTGATATTGAAGTATAAAGGGAACATTTCGCGCGCATCGGAAATGGCGGGCGTGACTAGGATGTCGTTCTACCGGATATTGAAGCGGGTGGGCATGCTCAAAGAAGCTGACAATATCCGCCACTCGGTGGAAGGCAAGAATAAACAGGAAAACAGTATCGGAAAAAAGCACGACCATGAAGCTCAATAG
- a CDS encoding HAMP domain-containing protein: MNPFRPLYNRIWKKFTLALLLVTFLPIGYFLYQNLNATRDSIEDRETRLVFQNAITRSKEIEAAFKNVLTDVNYLRSSLAIEFLVNVPGRKPTGTLYWKSLVEREFYNFLSLRSGYSGVGLLDEFGNEKLVMFKNNDKIITTPPDKLVNRLTSTYYVEAAFQGGYGIAAIPMYTMVSNRADISSQPLIRFATKMFSRSGKPSGVVYADLDSSNIIGALKRVSFEGRRKAAMVSQNGNYIYNPFKAPGAGQSFLDEGNIRNDHSGQVAAQILSGRTGLITDDPDYIFAFRPIYLQAGNKDFYYVVYDRYPRASFIPAMNKIKKEYLVGLAEALFLCLLVAAAVSYTLTRDLEKLREGVEQIRQRKLDHRLKIRSGDEIESLANAYNMMADFLQEYSQSLENKVEERSTHIKKVERKLMQAEKLAAIGFLAAGVAHEINNPISILITRLELMKKDIEKGKTDMLKRDIEVLYNHSVRIGAIAANLLTFSRSASTELAAADLNEIVERVLSLIELPIRKKGITLARKLEPGLPKASLNVSGIEQVIYNIVHNAFQATDEGGTITVRSGLDSEGGIFLEVRDTGHGMKPEIVDRIFEPFFTTKEVGSGTGLGLAISYGLVKDTGGFINVESEPGTGTVFTIHLVRASSAPVLSDNAAQRGDDK; encoded by the coding sequence ATGAATCCGTTCAGGCCGCTCTACAACCGCATATGGAAGAAGTTCACCCTTGCGCTTTTGCTGGTGACGTTCCTGCCTATCGGCTATTTCCTCTACCAGAACCTGAACGCAACGCGGGATTCCATTGAGGACAGGGAGACCAGGCTGGTTTTCCAGAATGCCATAACGCGCTCCAAGGAGATCGAAGCGGCATTTAAAAATGTGCTTACGGATGTCAACTATCTGCGCTCCAGCTTGGCGATAGAATTCCTTGTTAATGTTCCTGGCAGGAAACCCACCGGGACGCTTTATTGGAAATCGCTGGTCGAGAGGGAATTTTACAACTTCCTTTCGTTGCGCTCCGGTTATTCGGGCGTCGGGTTGTTGGACGAGTTCGGAAACGAAAAGCTGGTAATGTTTAAGAATAATGATAAAATAATTACCACGCCGCCGGATAAGCTGGTCAACCGCCTTACTTCGACGTATTATGTGGAGGCGGCGTTTCAGGGCGGGTACGGCATAGCGGCCATCCCGATGTACACCATGGTCAGCAACCGCGCGGATATTTCCAGCCAACCGCTCATCCGGTTCGCCACCAAAATGTTCTCCCGCAGCGGCAAACCCAGCGGTGTCGTTTACGCGGATCTTGACAGCTCCAATATTATCGGGGCGCTGAAACGCGTTTCTTTTGAGGGCAGGCGAAAAGCCGCGATGGTCTCGCAAAACGGAAACTATATCTACAATCCGTTTAAGGCGCCCGGCGCGGGCCAGTCTTTCCTTGACGAGGGGAACATACGGAACGACCATTCCGGCCAGGTGGCGGCACAGATATTATCGGGGAGGACGGGGCTGATCACAGACGATCCTGATTATATTTTTGCGTTTCGGCCGATATATCTTCAGGCCGGGAACAAGGACTTTTATTACGTGGTGTATGACCGCTATCCGCGGGCCAGCTTCATCCCGGCAATGAATAAAATAAAAAAAGAATACCTGGTGGGATTGGCCGAGGCGCTTTTTCTCTGCCTTCTTGTGGCCGCGGCCGTTTCCTACACGCTTACCCGCGATCTTGAAAAGCTTCGGGAGGGTGTTGAGCAGATTCGCCAGCGAAAGCTGGATCATCGCCTGAAAATACGGTCGGGGGACGAAATAGAATCCTTGGCCAATGCGTACAATATGATGGCGGACTTTCTGCAAGAGTACAGTCAATCGCTGGAGAACAAGGTGGAAGAACGTTCGACCCACATCAAGAAGGTGGAACGGAAGCTTATGCAGGCGGAAAAGCTGGCGGCGATAGGTTTTTTAGCCGCTGGCGTGGCGCATGAGATAAACAATCCCATTTCGATACTGATCACCCGGCTGGAACTCATGAAAAAGGATATCGAAAAGGGCAAGACGGATATGCTGAAGAGGGATATCGAGGTGCTTTACAACCACTCCGTGCGGATAGGCGCGATAGCGGCAAACCTGCTCACCTTTTCGCGGAGCGCTTCGACCGAACTGGCGGCCGCGGATTTAAACGAGATTGTCGAGCGTGTCCTCAGCCTTATCGAATTGCCGATCAGGAAAAAAGGGATAACGCTTGCGCGGAAACTGGAGCCTGGGTTGCCAAAGGCGAGCTTGAATGTTTCCGGCATCGAACAGGTGATATACAACATCGTGCATAATGCCTTCCAGGCAACGGATGAGGGAGGCACGATCACGGTGAGAAGCGGGCTGGACAGCGAAGGCGGGATTTTTCTTGAAGTGCGCGACACGGGGCATGGGATGAAGCCCGAAATAGTGGATCGCATTTTCGAGCCGTTTTTCACCACCAAAGAGGTGGGGTCCGGCACCGGACTGGGGCTTGCCATAAGCTATGGGTTGGTCAAGGATACGGGCGGCTTCATTAACGTCGAAAGCGAGCCGGGAACCGGCACGGTGTTCACTATCCACTTGGTTCGCGCGTCAAGCGCCCCGGTTCTTTCAGACAACGCCGCTCAACGGGGGGATGATAAATGA